Proteins encoded within one genomic window of Pectobacterium araliae:
- a CDS encoding DNA polymerase III subunit psi — translation MESRRDRLLQQLGITQWTLRRPTVLQGEIAVSLPEQVRLVIVSAEPLADDEPLLADVLHSLALTPAQAYRLTPQQIEMLPANAYCHSWRLGIAEPIALQGIQLSSPLLSELYQNADAKRALWQQICEHEHDIFSDASRSGTSL, via the coding sequence ATGGAATCAAGACGTGACAGGCTGCTACAGCAACTGGGGATTACGCAGTGGACGCTGCGTCGCCCGACGGTGCTGCAAGGCGAAATCGCCGTCAGTCTGCCCGAACAGGTGCGTCTGGTGATTGTCTCCGCCGAGCCACTAGCGGATGATGAACCGCTGCTGGCAGACGTTTTGCACAGTCTGGCGCTCACTCCCGCGCAAGCCTATCGCCTGACGCCGCAGCAAATCGAGATGCTGCCCGCCAACGCATACTGCCACAGTTGGCGGTTGGGCATCGCGGAACCCATTGCGCTACAGGGCATCCAGCTTTCCAGCCCTCTGCTTTCCGAACTTTATCAAAATGCCGACGCCAAACGGGCGCTGTGGCAACAGATCTGTGAACATGAACACGATATCTTCTCTGACGCCAGCCGATCTGGCACAAGCCTTTAA
- a CDS encoding aldo/keto reductase gives MQQRKLGANGPQVSAIGLGCMGMSDFYSTAQDEKESIATLHRALELGVTLLDTADMYGPHTNEQLLGKAIKGKREQVFLATKFGIIRDPANPHARGICGKPDYIRRSVEGSLTRLGTDVIDLYYQHRIDPTVPIEETVGTLAELVQEGKIRYIGLSEASAATLERAHRVHPITALQSEYSLWTRDMETEILPICERLGIGFVPYSPLGRGFLTGAIRSLDDLAADDFRRTNPRFSEENFGKNLQLVEKINQLAQEKQVTPSQLAWVLAQGEHIVPIPGTKRRRYLEENVAALDVTLTKEELAAIDAIFPPDAAAGERYGKESMAVLNQ, from the coding sequence ATGCAACAACGCAAATTAGGCGCAAACGGCCCACAGGTTTCGGCTATTGGGTTAGGCTGCATGGGAATGAGTGATTTCTACTCCACCGCGCAGGATGAAAAAGAATCCATTGCCACTCTGCATCGCGCACTGGAGCTGGGCGTTACCCTGTTGGATACCGCCGACATGTATGGTCCCCACACCAATGAACAACTGCTCGGCAAAGCGATAAAAGGCAAGCGTGAGCAGGTCTTTCTGGCGACCAAATTCGGTATCATACGCGACCCGGCGAATCCCCATGCCCGTGGCATCTGTGGTAAACCGGATTATATCCGCCGCTCGGTAGAAGGCAGTCTGACGCGCCTCGGTACGGACGTTATCGATCTTTACTATCAGCACCGTATCGACCCGACGGTTCCGATTGAAGAGACGGTCGGCACGCTGGCCGAACTGGTGCAAGAAGGAAAAATTCGCTACATCGGCCTGAGTGAAGCCTCCGCCGCCACGCTGGAACGTGCGCACCGCGTGCACCCTATTACAGCGTTACAGAGCGAATACTCACTGTGGACGCGCGATATGGAAACCGAGATCCTGCCCATCTGCGAACGTCTGGGTATCGGGTTTGTGCCTTATAGCCCACTTGGACGCGGTTTTCTGACTGGCGCGATTCGCAGCCTGGACGATCTGGCCGCTGACGATTTCCGTCGCACCAATCCACGTTTCTCTGAAGAAAATTTCGGCAAAAATCTGCAACTGGTAGAGAAAATCAACCAACTAGCACAGGAAAAACAAGTCACGCCATCACAGCTGGCGTGGGTACTGGCGCAGGGCGAACATATCGTGCCGATTCCGGGCACTAAGCGCCGCCGCTATCTGGAAGAAAACGTCGCGGCGCTGGATGTCACACTGACGAAAGAGGAACTGGCCGCCATTGATGCTATTTTCCCACCCGATGCCGCAGCAGGAGAACGCTACGGCAAGGAAAGTATGGCAGTACTGAATCAATAG
- the alsS gene encoding acetolactate synthase AlsS, whose amino-acid sequence MEKSTEQQSWSCGAALIVKHLEAQGVKHIFGIPGAKIDRVFDELEDSTIQTIPVRHEANGAFMAAAIGRLTGKAGVTLVTSGPGCSNLVTGLATATAEGDAVVALGGAVKRADKLKLTHQSLDTVSLFQPVSKFSAEITAPSAISEVLANAFRSAESGRPGAAFVSLPQDIVNEPVISPVLACPILPLLNGAPHRDITEAAKRLRQAKNPVLLLGLMASQQENAQALRRFLRHSQLPVTSTYQAAGVIDQQQFNHFAGRIGLFNNQAGDKLLQQADVIVTVGYSPIEYDPSLWNSGKATLIHIDVLQAEIDSAYRPDIELIGNIAMTVDALNACISESFILSADTQSVLQDRQRQRHDLSTRAINMAGFAIHPLRLVRAMQDIVNEDVTLCVDMGSFHIWLARYLYSFRARQILMTNGQQTMGVALPWAIAASLVQPGKKVVSVSGDGGFMQSSMELETAVRLKSNLLHIIWVDNGYNMVEIQQLHKYHRPAGVAFGPIDFKAYAEAFGAKGFAVESADELVSKLRQAMDVDGPAVIAIPVDYSDNHWLMENLNISVLI is encoded by the coding sequence ATGGAAAAGTCCACCGAACAGCAAAGCTGGAGTTGCGGAGCCGCGCTGATTGTAAAACACCTGGAAGCGCAGGGCGTGAAGCATATTTTTGGTATTCCCGGCGCAAAAATCGATCGTGTGTTTGATGAGCTGGAAGACTCGACGATCCAAACGATCCCAGTTCGGCATGAGGCGAACGGCGCGTTTATGGCGGCAGCGATAGGACGTCTCACGGGGAAAGCGGGGGTGACGCTGGTGACATCCGGCCCCGGCTGTTCAAATTTAGTCACTGGGCTGGCAACGGCGACCGCAGAGGGGGACGCGGTTGTGGCGCTGGGTGGGGCGGTGAAACGGGCGGATAAGCTTAAGTTGACGCACCAGAGTCTGGATACCGTCAGTCTGTTTCAGCCCGTCAGTAAATTCAGTGCGGAAATCACCGCACCTTCCGCTATATCGGAAGTGTTGGCGAATGCTTTCAGGTCTGCGGAAAGTGGTCGTCCGGGGGCGGCGTTTGTCAGCCTGCCGCAGGATATCGTTAATGAACCGGTTATTAGCCCGGTGCTGGCCTGTCCGATTTTGCCGCTGTTAAACGGCGCGCCGCATCGCGACATCACTGAAGCGGCTAAACGGCTGCGGCAGGCTAAAAATCCGGTGTTGCTGCTCGGATTAATGGCCAGCCAGCAGGAAAATGCGCAGGCACTACGCCGTTTTCTGCGCCACAGCCAGTTGCCGGTGACCAGTACGTATCAGGCTGCGGGAGTCATCGATCAGCAACAATTCAATCATTTTGCCGGGCGTATTGGGTTATTTAACAATCAGGCAGGTGACAAGCTGCTACAGCAGGCGGATGTAATCGTCACTGTAGGTTACAGCCCGATTGAGTATGATCCATCGTTGTGGAATAGCGGCAAAGCGACGCTGATCCACATCGATGTGCTACAAGCGGAGATCGACAGTGCTTACCGGCCTGATATCGAGCTGATCGGGAATATCGCGATGACGGTGGACGCGCTGAATGCGTGTATCAGTGAATCGTTTATCTTGTCTGCTGATACACAGTCCGTATTGCAGGATCGGCAGCGTCAGCGGCACGATCTCAGCACTCGCGCCATCAACATGGCGGGGTTTGCGATTCACCCTCTGCGGTTGGTGCGCGCGATGCAGGATATCGTGAATGAGGATGTCACGTTGTGTGTCGATATGGGGAGTTTCCATATCTGGCTGGCGCGTTACCTGTATAGCTTCCGGGCACGACAGATTCTGATGACTAACGGTCAGCAGACCATGGGCGTAGCGTTGCCGTGGGCAATCGCCGCATCGCTGGTACAACCCGGCAAAAAAGTGGTGTCTGTTTCTGGCGACGGCGGGTTTATGCAATCCAGCATGGAGCTGGAAACGGCGGTGCGTCTGAAAAGCAATCTCCTGCATATCATCTGGGTGGATAACGGCTACAACATGGTGGAAATCCAACAGTTGCATAAATACCATCGTCCGGCGGGCGTAGCGTTTGGGCCGATTGATTTCAAAGCCTATGCGGAAGCCTTTGGCGCAAAAGGGTTTGCGGTGGAATCGGCTGATGAACTGGTCAGCAAACTCCGTCAGGCAATGGACGTTGACGGCCCAGCGGTGATTGCCATCCCGGTTGATTATTCCGATAACCATTGGCTGATGGAGAACCTGAATATCAGTGTGCTGATTTAG
- a CDS encoding LysR family transcriptional regulator, producing MELRYLRYFVAVAQARHFTRAAENLGMSQPPLSQQIKKFEQELGTPLFKRLTRGVEMTEAGHALYEDACRILQLTDSAIARTRSIARGEKGSLNIGFSPSAMFHPTVLALLHRYCQQHPHVQPLPKEENPATLITALQERHIDIAFLRLPCDLSDDINGEILAEEPMKLVLPAGHTLSHKAQISLSELRQEPLIIFPREVCPGLHDMIIRTCYLSGYGPRPSPFAPQLMATIGMVAAGFGITLVPESLACVKADNVTYHDIGMPEVHTQIAAIWRKHERSAAIVNLIHLIRQHLNNPHPD from the coding sequence ATGGAACTACGTTATCTGCGCTATTTTGTCGCCGTTGCGCAAGCGCGACATTTCACACGGGCGGCAGAAAATCTGGGGATGTCACAGCCGCCCCTCAGCCAGCAGATCAAGAAATTCGAACAGGAGCTAGGCACACCGCTGTTCAAACGACTGACGCGCGGCGTAGAAATGACAGAGGCGGGACACGCATTGTATGAGGATGCATGCCGAATTCTCCAACTCACCGATTCGGCGATCGCACGGACAAGGAGTATTGCGCGAGGTGAGAAAGGGAGCCTGAACATAGGTTTCTCGCCGTCGGCCATGTTTCACCCGACCGTACTGGCGCTATTACACCGCTACTGTCAGCAACATCCGCACGTTCAACCACTACCGAAAGAAGAAAATCCGGCCACGCTCATCACCGCGCTGCAAGAACGCCATATCGATATCGCCTTTCTGCGCTTACCCTGCGACCTCAGTGATGATATTAACGGGGAAATTTTGGCTGAAGAGCCGATGAAATTGGTGTTACCCGCAGGGCATACGCTTAGCCACAAAGCGCAGATTTCGCTGAGCGAACTGCGTCAGGAACCGTTGATTATTTTCCCACGCGAGGTGTGTCCAGGGCTGCACGATATGATTATTCGTACCTGTTACCTGTCAGGCTATGGCCCTAGACCCAGTCCCTTTGCACCACAGTTGATGGCTACCATCGGGATGGTCGCTGCGGGCTTCGGCATTACGCTTGTCCCAGAGTCACTCGCCTGTGTTAAGGCCGATAATGTGACCTATCATGATATCGGCATGCCCGAAGTCCACACACAAATTGCGGCTATTTGGCGTAAACATGAACGATCGGCCGCGATCGTGAATCTGATCCACCTGATTCGCCAGCATCTGAACAACCCGCATCCCGATTAA
- the rimI gene encoding ribosomal protein S18-alanine N-acetyltransferase gives MNTISSLTPADLAQAFKIEQVSHAFPWSEKTFVSNQGERYFNIKLEHGGQLAAYAITQVVLDEATLFNIAVHPDHQRQGLGRQLLEHLIDEMERRGILTLWLEVRESNARAIALYESLGFNEVSVRRDYYPTAQGREDAILMALPLG, from the coding sequence ATGAACACGATATCTTCTCTGACGCCAGCCGATCTGGCACAAGCCTTTAAAATTGAACAAGTCAGCCACGCCTTTCCCTGGTCGGAAAAGACGTTTGTCAGCAATCAAGGTGAGCGTTATTTCAACATCAAACTGGAGCATGGCGGGCAGCTTGCCGCTTACGCCATCACACAGGTCGTGCTGGATGAAGCGACGTTGTTCAATATCGCGGTGCACCCCGACCACCAGCGTCAGGGGTTGGGTCGTCAGCTATTGGAACATCTGATCGACGAAATGGAACGGCGCGGAATTCTGACGCTGTGGCTGGAAGTGCGCGAGTCAAACGCGCGAGCCATCGCGCTTTATGAAAGTCTGGGATTTAACGAAGTCTCCGTACGCCGGGATTATTACCCTACGGCACAAGGCCGGGAAGACGCCATTCTTATGGCGCTGCCGCTCGGTTAA
- the budA gene encoding acetolactate decarboxylase: MKTSISEQSCEEAFASYAYDFRRQHADSVIYQTSLMSGLINGVYEGSRTMAELLEHGDFGLGTFNSLDGELVALNSQIFQLLSDGSARAAKPEQKTPFAVMTFFRPTETIRFDRWISREGVHRQIDEIVGTDNLFCALRIDGNFRCVETRTVPRQCRPYKPMQEAIEGQPTFHFEHRSGSVIGFRSPAYTQGINVAGYHEHFITDDRQGGGHILNYDVEHGTLIFGVIAKLIIDLPQDREFLNADLSSENLNSVIQSVES, from the coding sequence ATGAAAACGAGTATCAGTGAACAATCCTGTGAGGAAGCCTTTGCCAGCTATGCCTATGATTTTAGACGGCAGCATGCAGACAGCGTTATTTATCAGACTTCATTAATGAGTGGGCTAATAAATGGCGTATACGAAGGTAGCCGAACGATGGCTGAACTACTGGAGCATGGTGACTTTGGATTAGGAACATTTAATAGTTTGGATGGGGAACTGGTTGCATTAAATAGTCAGATTTTCCAGTTGTTATCTGATGGCAGCGCACGGGCGGCGAAGCCTGAGCAGAAAACGCCATTCGCGGTCATGACGTTCTTTCGCCCGACGGAAACGATCCGTTTTGATCGCTGGATCTCGCGTGAAGGCGTGCATCGCCAGATCGATGAGATCGTGGGAACGGACAATCTGTTCTGTGCCTTGCGGATTGATGGGAATTTTCGCTGCGTTGAAACGCGCACCGTCCCTCGACAGTGCCGACCTTATAAACCGATGCAGGAAGCGATTGAAGGGCAACCAACATTTCATTTTGAACACCGTAGCGGCAGCGTTATTGGTTTTCGTAGTCCAGCTTACACTCAGGGAATTAATGTCGCGGGTTACCACGAACATTTCATTACTGACGATCGCCAGGGAGGTGGCCATATTCTGAATTATGACGTCGAACACGGCACGCTGATATTTGGTGTGATTGCCAAACTGATCATCGATCTGCCTCAGGATCGGGAATTTCTCAATGCCGATCTGTCCTCAGAAAACCTCAATAGCGTCATCCAGTCAGTAGAGAGTTAG
- a CDS encoding LysR family transcriptional regulator, whose product MDHIQAMRVFVRIVELGSFSRAAERLALPRATVSNTIKQLEARLGVRLLQRTTRQVQITDEGRVYYERCLQLLMEIEEIDTLFTQQKQQPVGKVRVDMPHSLAREIVVPALGEFYARYPQVTLMLSANDTAINVLREGVDCVLRAWQTDDETLATRHLPSMPQITCASADYLARYGVPRSLDELAGHHMVGYFSLRTEYRYPLEFMSGGECITRMLPSLLQVNGTAAYIAGARAGLGIIQAPRRGLRPFLESGELVEILSEIPPPAMPLYVMYAPGRFLAPRIRVFIEWLDELFTHHAAAR is encoded by the coding sequence ATGGATCACATTCAGGCGATGCGGGTTTTTGTGCGGATTGTCGAACTGGGCAGCTTCAGCCGTGCAGCGGAACGGCTGGCGCTGCCGCGTGCGACGGTGAGCAACACCATCAAACAGCTTGAAGCACGACTGGGGGTGCGCTTACTGCAACGCACGACCCGTCAGGTGCAGATCACCGATGAAGGACGCGTTTATTATGAACGTTGTCTGCAATTGTTGATGGAAATTGAAGAAATCGACACGCTGTTCACGCAGCAAAAGCAGCAGCCGGTAGGTAAAGTGCGGGTGGATATGCCGCATTCGCTGGCGCGGGAAATCGTCGTTCCGGCGCTGGGAGAGTTCTATGCGCGTTACCCGCAGGTGACGCTGATGCTGAGCGCCAATGATACGGCGATTAACGTGCTGCGTGAAGGCGTCGACTGTGTGCTGCGTGCCTGGCAGACGGATGACGAGACGCTGGCGACCCGCCATTTGCCGTCCATGCCGCAGATTACCTGTGCGTCGGCCGACTATCTGGCGCGCTACGGCGTGCCGCGTTCGCTTGATGAGCTAGCGGGGCATCACATGGTCGGCTATTTTTCTCTGCGCACCGAATACCGTTATCCGTTGGAGTTTATGTCTGGCGGTGAATGCATTACGCGTATGTTGCCCAGTTTGTTGCAGGTTAACGGCACCGCTGCCTATATTGCCGGTGCGCGTGCCGGATTGGGGATTATTCAGGCACCGCGTCGCGGTTTGCGACCATTTCTGGAAAGCGGGGAACTGGTCGAGATCCTGTCGGAAATACCGCCGCCTGCAATGCCGCTTTACGTGATGTATGCGCCCGGCCGCTTTCTGGCACCGAGGATTCGCGTGTTTATAGAATGGCTTGATGAACTCTTTACGCACCACGCTGCGGCGAGATGA
- the rsmC gene encoding 16S rRNA (guanine(1207)-N(2))-methyltransferase RsmC, which translates to MSALTPASEVILRHSDEFLSRRVLFAGDLQDTLPAQFEAASVRVHCNQYHHWQQMAKPLGDNAQYGLVADAGLVADSDTLIYYWPKSKQEAEFQLRNLLSLLPVGAEIFVVGENRSGVRSAETVLSDFVELAKIDSARRCGLYHGRIDKQASFTLDEWWDEYVTDGVTVKTLPGVFSRDDLDPGSRLLLSTFEPYMKGKVLDIACGAGVLASVLAKQSPKIRLTLSDVSAAAVESSKATLAANALEGSVIASNVYSDIDGRFDMIVSNPPFHDGLQTSLQAAEMLIRGAVTHLPIGGQLRIVANAFLPYPALLDAAFGSHEVLAQTGRFKVYQATVGRPPRAGSKGRRR; encoded by the coding sequence ATGTCCGCATTAACCCCCGCCAGTGAAGTCATACTGCGCCATAGTGACGAATTTCTTTCACGCCGAGTTCTGTTTGCCGGTGATTTGCAGGATACCCTGCCCGCGCAATTTGAGGCGGCGTCGGTACGTGTCCATTGCAACCAATATCACCACTGGCAACAGATGGCAAAGCCACTTGGGGATAACGCTCAATATGGTCTGGTCGCGGATGCTGGGCTGGTGGCGGATAGCGATACGCTGATTTATTACTGGCCGAAGAGCAAACAGGAAGCGGAATTCCAACTGCGTAATCTGTTGTCCTTGTTGCCCGTCGGCGCGGAAATCTTCGTGGTTGGGGAAAACCGCAGCGGCGTGCGCAGTGCTGAAACCGTGCTGTCTGATTTCGTTGAGCTGGCAAAAATCGACAGCGCACGTCGCTGCGGGCTTTACCACGGTCGGATTGATAAGCAGGCCAGCTTCACGCTGGATGAGTGGTGGGACGAGTATGTGACGGACGGCGTGACCGTTAAAACGCTTCCGGGCGTCTTCAGTCGTGATGATCTTGACCCAGGTAGCCGACTGCTGTTGTCTACGTTTGAGCCGTACATGAAAGGTAAGGTGCTGGATATTGCCTGCGGGGCTGGCGTGCTGGCATCGGTGTTGGCGAAGCAATCGCCGAAAATCCGCCTGACGCTGAGCGATGTCAGTGCAGCCGCTGTCGAATCCAGCAAGGCCACACTGGCGGCGAATGCATTAGAAGGCAGCGTGATTGCGAGTAATGTTTACTCAGACATCGATGGCCGCTTCGATATGATTGTCTCTAATCCGCCGTTCCATGATGGCTTACAGACCAGTCTGCAAGCCGCGGAAATGCTGATTCGTGGTGCGGTAACCCATCTACCGATTGGCGGACAGCTACGCATCGTCGCTAACGCTTTCCTGCCTTATCCGGCGCTGTTAGACGCCGCCTTTGGCAGCCATGAAGTGCTGGCGCAGACCGGACGCTTCAAGGTGTATCAGGCCACCGTGGGTCGTCCGCCGCGCGCAGGAAGCAAAGGCCGTCGTCGGTAA
- a CDS encoding DUF1435 domain-containing protein produces MLTAMITACGLWGVSWCMGKHLSSAWGVLLPCAIMPLLALLNLNLTHLKVIIAIALLATLAMLFHQRLRHYLLLPSCIVLAGGLAALLVMFNLTTL; encoded by the coding sequence ATGCTGACAGCAATGATCACAGCCTGCGGGCTATGGGGCGTGAGTTGGTGTATGGGGAAACATCTGTCTAGCGCCTGGGGCGTGCTGTTGCCTTGCGCCATCATGCCGCTATTGGCGCTACTCAACCTGAATCTGACGCATCTAAAAGTGATTATCGCCATCGCCCTGCTGGCGACGCTTGCCATGCTATTTCATCAACGTTTGCGTCACTACTTGCTGCTGCCATCCTGTATTGTGCTGGCGGGCGGTTTGGCGGCGCTGTTGGTTATGTTTAATCTAACGACGCTATAA